The proteins below come from a single uncultured Fibrobacter sp. genomic window:
- a CDS encoding tetratricopeptide repeat protein has product MGLKVRKQDSTSQASRIFTDREEPRKSFWKKYDEFKTIMHDDDVRVLAYYGIGGIGKSSLLKKLISEMDEKKEEGSISKSSHVYFDFNISQECRSILESIRKKLVCDYNFDFPLFDIGCYAYAQKIGVDTNKPTTKTFIERSRTLDFLFDLAKELPLVGFAAKIIKLADKGFAACKDLIQENKDVVEKIENKSSEELYDYLPCLFAKDLAYNVKNNKEPLVIFLDTYEQLVNEMAPIGEPLNKDLWLRDEKNGLIVNTPNVLWVIAGREKLKWQQFTDWGESLEQHILGSLSKQDAATFLKSSGINDEMFIEGIYNLTQGTPVYLDLCVDRYNSILEKGEKPKIEHFGQNIYTLIERFARYMDDSKKDIVYILACLKNWTDEMVLEIGPRIIPNFSSTTYEKVKGFSFVIQSDKSSYNLHQTVGDSLYKNCTEIIQQRTCLEAIEYCTNKLNNTNVFSNDFDYYTGWLLKYAISYYKEDDALRIFYIDNIRVYLKKLSDVYRFNSIDDLFTPFWDRASQNPESRLFALAQKDYSIWLQSKGKYQQALDLAKRSYDSYLKLLGPNDAATLRAQREYAAGLHNTGAYKEALEIRAEILKRRIVILGENNLETIESYVDMSKSYGEFGLYEQKMECAKKIFNLRKQLLAPNDPKFLLAKNNFSKCYRLLGQNDKAHEISLPLIKEAEEILGKEHEITLDIIAEHTSILATLGRYEEVLSLRKTILERRMHSLGENHPKTIAALKSLASAYDNMGHYADALPLRQSRLKKCRTLYGELHPKTLKASWGLAYNLEKLGRYQEALNLRKEIYEKYKQTQGEDFPDTIDAYANIAINYKNLGLYDKALEIRKNVFEKRKVLLGDEHPDTITAQTSLASAYDDMGHYADALPLRQSRLEKCRSLYGELHPKTLKALWGIASNLEDLGQYPEALTLRKEIYEKYKQTQGEDFPDTIDAYANIARNYKNLGLFDKALEIRKAVFEKNYLEISTPTLLTQ; this is encoded by the coding sequence ATGGGCTTAAAAGTTCGTAAACAAGATTCCACCTCTCAGGCGAGCCGTATTTTTACAGACCGTGAGGAGCCCCGTAAATCATTTTGGAAAAAATATGACGAATTCAAAACCATCATGCATGATGACGACGTAAGAGTTCTCGCGTACTACGGCATCGGCGGAATAGGAAAAAGTTCCCTGCTAAAAAAACTGATATCCGAAATGGATGAAAAAAAAGAAGAAGGTTCAATCAGCAAATCATCACATGTTTATTTCGATTTCAATATCAGTCAAGAATGCCGGTCTATACTAGAAAGTATTCGCAAAAAACTCGTTTGCGATTACAACTTTGATTTTCCGCTTTTTGATATAGGCTGTTATGCATACGCACAGAAGATTGGGGTTGATACAAACAAGCCTACAACAAAAACTTTTATTGAGCGTAGTCGAACACTCGATTTCTTGTTTGATCTAGCAAAAGAGCTCCCTCTCGTAGGGTTTGCCGCAAAAATCATAAAATTGGCAGACAAGGGATTCGCCGCATGCAAAGACCTCATTCAAGAAAACAAGGATGTCGTAGAAAAAATCGAGAACAAGTCCTCCGAAGAACTGTACGATTATCTACCCTGTTTATTTGCAAAGGACCTGGCATACAACGTAAAAAACAACAAAGAACCATTAGTGATATTTCTTGACACATACGAACAACTTGTAAATGAAATGGCCCCTATCGGCGAACCCTTAAACAAAGATCTTTGGCTAAGAGATGAGAAAAATGGCTTAATTGTAAATACTCCAAACGTTCTATGGGTCATCGCGGGCAGAGAAAAACTAAAATGGCAACAATTTACCGATTGGGGAGAATCTTTGGAACAGCACATCCTTGGGAGTTTGTCAAAGCAGGATGCAGCAACCTTCTTGAAAAGTTCAGGGATTAACGATGAAATGTTTATTGAAGGAATTTATAATTTAACTCAAGGAACACCCGTATATCTGGACTTGTGTGTAGATCGGTATAATTCAATTCTTGAGAAAGGCGAAAAACCAAAAATTGAACATTTCGGACAAAACATATACACCTTGATAGAACGATTCGCCCGATACATGGACGATTCCAAAAAAGACATTGTCTACATTCTGGCTTGCTTAAAAAATTGGACCGACGAAATGGTCCTAGAAATCGGGCCAAGGATTATCCCCAACTTCAGTTCAACCACTTATGAAAAAGTTAAGGGATTCTCGTTCGTCATTCAATCAGATAAATCAAGTTACAACTTACACCAAACCGTTGGCGATTCGCTCTATAAAAATTGCACCGAAATTATCCAGCAAAGAACATGCCTTGAGGCCATTGAGTATTGCACAAACAAACTCAACAACACAAACGTTTTTTCCAACGATTTTGATTACTATACCGGCTGGCTTTTAAAATATGCAATCAGCTATTACAAAGAGGATGACGCACTCCGTATTTTTTACATCGACAACATACGTGTTTATCTAAAGAAATTAAGCGATGTCTATCGTTTCAATTCCATTGATGACTTGTTTACGCCATTTTGGGACAGAGCTTCCCAAAATCCAGAAAGTAGACTATTTGCTCTTGCGCAAAAAGACTATTCCATTTGGCTTCAGAGCAAAGGCAAATACCAACAAGCTTTAGATTTAGCAAAGAGATCATACGATTCATACCTAAAATTACTTGGTCCAAATGATGCGGCAACTCTAAGAGCACAACGAGAATATGCTGCAGGATTGCATAATACTGGTGCTTACAAAGAAGCCTTAGAGATTAGGGCGGAAATTCTAAAGAGAAGAATTGTCATATTGGGTGAAAATAATTTAGAAACCATTGAATCGTATGTAGACATGAGTAAATCGTATGGGGAATTCGGTTTATACGAACAAAAAATGGAGTGTGCAAAAAAAATTTTCAACCTACGAAAGCAATTACTCGCCCCCAATGATCCCAAATTTTTACTAGCCAAAAACAATTTTTCCAAATGCTACAGATTGTTAGGACAAAATGATAAAGCCCACGAAATAAGTCTTCCTTTAATAAAAGAAGCTGAAGAAATACTAGGGAAAGAACACGAAATAACATTAGACATTATTGCAGAACACACATCAATCCTTGCAACCCTAGGTCGATATGAAGAAGTTCTTTCTCTTCGAAAAACAATTCTCGAAAGAAGAATGCATTCTCTTGGAGAAAATCATCCGAAAACTATCGCAGCATTAAAAAGTCTAGCCAGCGCATATGACAACATGGGGCACTATGCAGACGCCTTGCCTCTACGCCAAAGCCGATTAAAAAAATGTCGTACCTTATATGGAGAATTACATCCTAAGACATTGAAGGCTTCTTGGGGTTTAGCATATAATCTTGAGAAACTTGGACGATATCAGGAAGCACTCAACCTACGCAAAGAAATTTACGAAAAATACAAACAAACCCAGGGGGAAGACTTTCCCGACACTATTGACGCCTATGCAAACATAGCTATCAACTACAAAAATCTCGGATTATACGACAAGGCTCTTGAAATAAGGAAAAATGTCTTCGAGAAAAGAAAGGTTCTACTTGGTGATGAGCATCCTGATACAATAACAGCACAAACAAGCCTAGCCAGCGCATACGACGACATGGGTCATTATGCAGACGCGTTGCCCTTACGTCAAAGCCGGTTAGAAAAATGTCGTTCTCTGTATGGCGAACTACATCCTAAAACTCTAAAGGCCCTTTGGGGGATAGCATCTAATCTCGAGGATCTTGGACAATATCCAGAAGCTCTTACTCTACGCAAAGAAATCTACGAAAAATACAAACAAACCCAAGGGGAAGACTTTCCCGACACTATTGACGCCTATGCAAACATAGCCAGAAACTACAAGAATCTCGGACTATTCGACAAGGCTCTTGAAATAAGGAAAGCAGTCTTCGAAAAAAACTACTTGGAGATAAGCACCCCGACACTATTGACGCAATGA
- a CDS encoding tetratricopeptide repeat protein gives MKCLAILYENFNHFDEAIFWKKNRLELYRQSPNKNDLKTVIALNSIAWSYFLKGDSQEGLVYAKEMKDKIENNPNIGKKDSIDYLDTLALLYATTNQLDKAYELAKNLLNDTELLYGTNQKFLASRYYALAFVLNKMNRKSEALPLAQKAYDTRMQYLGAFNEATKRAETLLKELQS, from the coding sequence ATGAAATGTTTAGCTATTCTATACGAGAACTTCAATCATTTTGACGAAGCCATTTTCTGGAAAAAGAACCGTTTAGAATTGTATAGACAAAGCCCAAATAAAAACGATTTAAAAACTGTCATTGCACTAAATTCCATTGCCTGGTCTTACTTTCTAAAAGGTGATTCACAAGAAGGGCTTGTTTACGCCAAAGAAATGAAAGACAAAATTGAGAATAATCCAAACATTGGAAAAAAAGATTCAATCGATTATCTAGACACTCTAGCCTTGCTATACGCAACAACAAACCAACTAGACAAAGCCTATGAACTGGCAAAGAATTTGCTTAACGATACAGAGTTACTTTATGGAACTAATCAAAAGTTCCTAGCAAGCAGATATTATGCATTAGCATTTGTGTTAAACAAAATGAATAGAAAAAGCGAGGCGCTTCCCCTCGCCCAAAAGGCATATGACACAAGGATGCAATATCTAGGCGCATTTAATGAAGCTACAAAACGAGCAGAGACCCTTTTGAAGGAACTTCAATCCTAG
- a CDS encoding AAA family ATPase — protein MIEYTLHGPVSQERSRIRVMSALRENRFPQAVLIDGPAGIGKKALAMEIAKALQCTDPNMRPCGHCFGCRMAEDSGSTEKWVVPMESDEAHARSSDDVAPGSKAKTIEDFKKAYIEEIQKNPYRVDIFSAGAFISVDLIRAMTSAFAMKGDRVRTVIVSDADRMNESAANAFLKTLEDVPADTYFILTTSSREKILQTIRSRCLALHLLPLSDNEVRGEVLKFAGEDFDESALTDDIVGLAEGSPGKALYYAENGKGWLDLSVDFLQKSLKGDYTGLFLQLKETTLEDPYMANRFLEVLSFLLADLLREQAGATLRMPETAHKVDMAQFPRIDATALELSLVTVQETMSRIESRRITPMMCLQTLSLKIFEGYK, from the coding sequence ATGATCGAATATACTTTACATGGCCCCGTGTCTCAGGAACGCTCCCGCATCCGCGTGATGTCGGCCCTCCGTGAAAATCGCTTTCCGCAGGCGGTGCTGATTGATGGCCCTGCCGGAATCGGCAAGAAGGCGCTCGCCATGGAAATTGCGAAGGCGCTGCAGTGTACCGATCCGAATATGCGTCCGTGCGGACATTGTTTCGGCTGCCGTATGGCAGAGGATAGCGGTTCTACCGAGAAGTGGGTCGTGCCGATGGAATCCGACGAGGCGCATGCCCGCAGTTCCGACGACGTTGCTCCGGGAAGCAAGGCGAAAACCATCGAGGATTTCAAGAAGGCCTATATCGAGGAAATCCAGAAGAACCCTTACCGCGTAGATATATTCTCGGCGGGGGCGTTTATTTCGGTGGACCTGATTCGTGCGATGACGTCTGCCTTTGCCATGAAGGGCGATCGAGTACGTACGGTGATTGTTTCCGATGCCGACCGTATGAACGAGTCTGCCGCAAATGCTTTCCTCAAGACTCTGGAAGATGTTCCTGCGGATACCTATTTCATTTTGACGACGTCTTCGCGCGAAAAGATTCTGCAGACGATCCGTTCCCGTTGCCTTGCGCTTCACCTGTTGCCGCTTTCCGACAACGAGGTCCGTGGCGAGGTATTGAAGTTTGCGGGCGAGGACTTTGACGAATCTGCTTTGACCGACGATATTGTAGGACTTGCGGAAGGCTCGCCGGGAAAGGCGCTTTACTATGCCGAAAACGGAAAGGGGTGGCTAGACCTTTCGGTCGACTTTTTGCAGAAGTCCCTGAAGGGCGATTATACGGGACTTTTCTTGCAGCTCAAGGAAACCACGCTGGAAGATCCGTACATGGCGAATCGCTTTTTGGAAGTGCTCTCCTTCTTGCTTGCTGACTTGCTTCGCGAACAGGCGGGGGCAACGCTTCGCATGCCAGAGACTGCCCACAAGGTTGATATGGCGCAGTTCCCCCGTATCGATGCGACGGCACTGGAACTTTCGCTAGTGACGGTGCAGGAAACCATGTCCCGAATCGAGTCGCGTCGAATTACTCCGATGATGTGCCTGCAGACGCTCTCGCTCAAGATTTTTGAAGGGTACAAGTAA
- a CDS encoding biotin--[acetyl-CoA-carboxylase] ligase — MFSSEKNFSEWSLSGFSGAPAFLFETLESTHSLMKARAASGKIVPGTLMVADTQTAGRGRHERTWDSPAGLNLYFNILIPLDGIPLASAPQITQVAALTFAEIFKSLQDDANAKGLGNQDIGKVTVKWPNDILCGKHKFCGILAELVFIKEIPAFAGMTSTQGSPKPAISMGVGINVNSSPADYAHLGRSVTTLKDICGQKINREKLLQMLIGNLERAIGQFRAFGIRPWIAAWKRMDQFIGARGTIVVNNRCTDQNRNSGEGSIKKTGSILDMQDDGSLLFKCDDGTIETVYSADLEV, encoded by the coding sequence ATGTTTAGCAGCGAAAAAAATTTCAGCGAATGGAGTCTCTCGGGATTCAGCGGCGCCCCCGCATTCCTTTTCGAAACGCTCGAAAGCACCCACAGCTTAATGAAGGCCCGCGCCGCATCCGGAAAAATTGTTCCCGGCACCTTGATGGTCGCCGACACGCAGACGGCAGGACGTGGCCGTCACGAACGCACCTGGGACTCCCCCGCCGGTCTCAACCTCTACTTCAACATCCTGATTCCGCTAGATGGAATCCCGCTCGCCTCGGCACCGCAGATTACGCAAGTGGCGGCGCTTACCTTCGCTGAAATTTTCAAGAGCCTCCAGGATGACGCCAACGCGAAAGGCCTCGGCAACCAGGACATTGGGAAAGTCACCGTCAAGTGGCCAAACGACATCCTCTGCGGAAAGCACAAGTTCTGCGGGATTTTAGCAGAGTTAGTATTTATAAAGGAGATTCCCGCCTTCGCGGGGATGACAAGCACACAAGGTTCTCCGAAGCCCGCCATCAGCATGGGCGTGGGAATCAACGTGAACAGTTCCCCCGCCGACTACGCCCACCTGGGCCGCAGCGTCACAACACTGAAAGATATTTGCGGACAAAAGATTAATCGCGAAAAATTATTGCAAATGCTCATCGGCAATCTGGAACGCGCCATCGGGCAGTTCCGCGCCTTCGGCATCCGCCCGTGGATTGCTGCGTGGAAACGCATGGACCAGTTCATCGGCGCCCGCGGAACTATAGTCGTGAACAACCGATGCACCGACCAGAACCGTAACAGCGGCGAAGGCTCCATCAAAAAAACAGGCTCCATTCTCGACATGCAAGACGATGGAAGCCTGCTATTCAAATGCGACGACGGAACCATAGAAACCGTCTATTCCGCCGACTTAGAAGTGTAG
- a CDS encoding 4-hydroxybenzoate octaprenyltransferase, with translation MTDDSDMLKKILEFGHMVRFSHSLFAMPFAVGSMWVAANGFRGMSVAETLRIVLLIVGCMVTARNSAMSFNRIADADIDAKNPRTAKRHLPAGRLSKKSVVAFLAVNGVLFVLFAALLQPLAGLLALPVWLLLLSYSYWKRFSWLCHWFLGFSIGMSPLGAWIAIRGEFAVFPIFLLVILMLWMGGFDIIYATQDEEIDRAMGLHSVPARFGRKRALQIAFWSHVAMLALCVAFGMFWGMGIPWWGVTGLMTAAILYIHLFRKSDDLDAMNRDFFLANVAISVLVMAGLIVWICLGGDVNALY, from the coding sequence ATGACAGATGATTCAGATATGTTGAAAAAGATTCTAGAATTCGGGCACATGGTGCGTTTTAGCCATTCGCTTTTTGCGATGCCCTTTGCGGTGGGTTCCATGTGGGTGGCGGCAAACGGTTTTCGCGGAATGAGTGTCGCGGAGACTTTGCGGATTGTCTTGTTGATTGTGGGGTGCATGGTGACGGCCCGCAACAGCGCGATGAGTTTCAACCGCATTGCCGATGCCGATATCGATGCCAAGAATCCGCGTACGGCGAAACGCCACTTGCCGGCAGGGCGCCTGAGCAAGAAATCCGTGGTGGCTTTCCTTGCCGTAAACGGGGTGCTGTTCGTTTTGTTCGCGGCCCTTTTGCAACCGCTTGCGGGCCTGCTCGCGTTGCCGGTGTGGCTCTTGCTGCTTTCCTATTCGTACTGGAAACGGTTCAGCTGGCTCTGCCACTGGTTCCTGGGCTTTTCCATCGGCATGAGTCCGCTCGGGGCCTGGATTGCCATTCGCGGCGAGTTTGCCGTTTTCCCGATTTTTCTGCTTGTGATTCTAATGCTCTGGATGGGCGGATTTGACATTATTTACGCAACGCAGGATGAAGAAATCGACCGCGCGATGGGGCTACATTCGGTGCCAGCCCGCTTTGGTCGTAAGCGCGCCTTGCAGATTGCGTTTTGGAGCCATGTCGCGATGCTTGCGCTATGCGTGGCTTTCGGCATGTTTTGGGGAATGGGAATCCCTTGGTGGGGCGTGACGGGGCTCATGACTGCCGCTATCCTCTATATCCATCTATTCCGTAAATCCGACGACCTCGATGCCATGAACCGCGACTTTTTCTTGGCGAATGTCGCCATCAGCGTTCTTGTGATGGCGGGACTTATCGTGTGGATATGCTTGGGAGGTGACGTCAATGCCCTTTACTAA
- a CDS encoding UbiX family flavin prenyltransferase codes for MRFILGVTGASGAIYATRTAMHLKRLGHHVTALVTPPGRGVVAYEEQDALFDYVDELPDVKNFFAECASGSADYAGMAVVPCSMGTIGRITAGTADNLLIRAADVCLKERRPLIVVPREMPYNLIHLDNMTRLTRQGGIVIPASPHFYDRPKTIEDAVDTVVAKILMHLGALAGGAEIVKPWKGIKIESSVKKTKAKGKKK; via the coding sequence ATGAGGTTCATTTTGGGGGTGACGGGTGCGAGTGGCGCCATTTATGCGACTCGGACAGCAATGCATTTAAAACGTTTGGGGCATCATGTGACCGCCCTGGTGACGCCTCCGGGCAGGGGCGTGGTTGCTTACGAGGAACAGGACGCCCTGTTTGACTATGTAGACGAATTGCCCGACGTGAAGAATTTTTTTGCGGAGTGTGCAAGCGGTAGTGCCGACTATGCGGGAATGGCCGTGGTGCCGTGTTCCATGGGAACAATCGGGCGCATTACGGCTGGAACGGCCGACAACCTGCTGATCCGTGCGGCGGATGTCTGCCTCAAGGAACGTCGTCCGCTGATTGTGGTGCCGCGCGAGATGCCCTACAACCTGATTCACCTGGACAACATGACTCGCCTGACTCGCCAGGGGGGAATCGTGATTCCTGCCTCGCCGCATTTTTACGATCGCCCGAAGACGATTGAGGATGCGGTGGATACCGTGGTTGCAAAAATCCTGATGCATCTGGGGGCGCTTGCGGGGGGGGCCGAAATTGTGAAACCCTGGAAGGGAATCAAGATAGAGAGTTCTGTCAAGAAGACGAAGGCAAAAGGGAAGAAAAAGTAG
- a CDS encoding permease-like cell division protein FtsX, giving the protein MKQHRTVILPSLVTIFLCSLLLSASFVAFGTVMRILSMEKNLYAVEAFLPESLPEDSLKVIRTHLEHTKHIGSVTFVSADSALADFRRHFSGEMLDLVEGNPIPPFFRVTLADDSRDPAALIELKNALSREDYFEEVQAPVEWVEKIAAWKFRMVFWPICISVLLLFTLSLIICNSVRLSLLSRRLLVENMKYAGGSHFFIEFPFVMQGVIQGLVGSGLAVILLAAVVRSVAGVFPIVEANLGGLGLVLFSVVLLVTLLAGYFSFRTVRGFLSIKRGEQD; this is encoded by the coding sequence ATGAAACAGCACCGCACGGTAATATTGCCGTCGCTGGTGACAATTTTCCTTTGTTCTCTGTTGCTCTCGGCGTCTTTTGTGGCGTTTGGCACTGTGATGCGCATCCTTTCCATGGAAAAGAATCTCTATGCGGTCGAGGCATTCTTGCCCGAGTCCCTTCCCGAAGATTCACTGAAGGTGATTCGTACGCACCTGGAGCATACCAAGCATATCGGGTCGGTTACGTTTGTGAGCGCCGATTCCGCCCTGGCCGATTTCCGCAGGCATTTTTCGGGCGAGATGCTTGACCTTGTGGAAGGAAACCCGATTCCTCCGTTTTTCAGGGTGACGCTCGCCGACGACAGTAGGGACCCTGCGGCACTGATTGAACTCAAGAACGCGCTTTCGCGCGAGGATTATTTCGAAGAGGTGCAGGCTCCGGTCGAATGGGTCGAAAAGATTGCCGCCTGGAAATTTCGGATGGTGTTCTGGCCCATTTGCATAAGCGTGCTCTTGCTCTTTACGCTTTCGCTCATTATCTGCAATTCGGTGCGGCTTTCTCTCTTGTCGCGCAGGCTTCTGGTAGAGAACATGAAGTATGCCGGCGGAAGCCATTTCTTTATCGAGTTCCCGTTCGTGATGCAGGGCGTCATTCAGGGCCTGGTGGGTTCCGGTCTTGCCGTAATCCTACTTGCGGCGGTGGTGCGCTCTGTGGCTGGAGTTTTCCCGATTGTCGAGGCGAACCTGGGCGGACTTGGGTTGGTGCTTTTCTCGGTCGTATTGCTGGTGACGCTCCTTGCGGGGTATTTCAGTTTTCGCACGGTTCGCGGTTTCCTTTCGATCAAGCGTGGCGAACAGGATTGA
- a CDS encoding peptidoglycan DD-metalloendopeptidase family protein, which produces MRLSVLLFCLLVGLTFSAASAKPKATSTKASKTSVVSKSKQNSVTKKTDAQIDEQKNALKKLESDLAKKRQELALLETEEKGVLNTISILDQNLNQTRTYITELSKSELMLERAIVNLSADIDSLDRKIVVRKEAMKKRIRSLYVNGRKGEARVLYSLLTQEGNPDRQVYWVHHILNQDREEIETLSLLIQERDEKKQMESAHLSDLKQLRSKKAAEEKGLVSQMSGQEKMLLSLKQDQSMQRRALKEFEQNQKTMLALIKKLEERRKKEIEQAKKEEAARKAREKAEKAKKDKKKEKAPAKTVEKPKVTVAEALKGPKCMPMKGDVISNYGLQEHPVLHIMTRNLGVEIRGKRGDAVRAAAAGTVVMVAEIDGRGPSVIIEHAGGTYSVYGHLKSIRVQEGKEVRNCEEIGEVGDVASLNGIKLYFQVSEGTQTVDPLLWLKQK; this is translated from the coding sequence ATGCGCCTTTCCGTTCTGTTGTTCTGTCTGCTAGTCGGTCTTACTTTTTCCGCCGCATCCGCAAAGCCAAAGGCTACTTCGACCAAGGCCTCGAAGACGTCTGTCGTTTCCAAGTCCAAGCAGAATTCTGTCACTAAAAAGACGGACGCCCAGATTGACGAACAGAAAAACGCCCTCAAGAAACTCGAGTCGGACTTGGCGAAAAAGAGGCAGGAGCTGGCCCTTTTGGAAACCGAGGAAAAGGGCGTTCTCAACACGATTTCGATTCTTGACCAGAACCTGAACCAGACGCGTACCTACATCACCGAGCTTTCCAAGAGCGAACTGATGCTTGAACGGGCGATCGTGAACCTCTCTGCCGATATCGATTCGCTGGACCGTAAAATCGTGGTGCGCAAGGAAGCCATGAAAAAGCGGATTCGTAGCTTGTACGTGAACGGCCGCAAAGGGGAAGCGCGCGTACTTTATAGCTTGCTTACCCAGGAAGGAAACCCCGACCGTCAGGTCTACTGGGTTCACCACATTCTGAACCAGGATCGCGAAGAAATCGAGACGCTTTCGCTGCTGATTCAGGAACGTGACGAAAAGAAGCAGATGGAGTCTGCACACCTGTCCGACCTCAAGCAGCTGCGTTCCAAGAAAGCCGCCGAAGAGAAGGGGCTTGTTTCGCAGATGAGCGGCCAGGAAAAGATGCTCCTGAGCCTGAAGCAGGACCAGAGCATGCAGCGCCGGGCCTTGAAGGAATTCGAGCAGAACCAGAAGACGATGCTTGCGCTTATCAAGAAACTGGAAGAACGCCGCAAGAAAGAAATCGAACAGGCGAAAAAGGAAGAGGCCGCCCGCAAGGCCCGCGAAAAGGCCGAGAAGGCGAAGAAGGATAAGAAGAAGGAAAAGGCCCCGGCAAAGACGGTGGAAAAGCCGAAGGTGACGGTGGCGGAAGCGCTCAAGGGTCCGAAGTGCATGCCGATGAAGGGTGATGTCATCAGTAATTACGGTTTGCAGGAACATCCGGTGCTGCATATCATGACGCGAAACCTGGGTGTGGAAATCCGGGGAAAACGGGGCGATGCGGTTCGTGCCGCCGCTGCTGGAACGGTGGTGATGGTCGCCGAAATCGATGGCCGTGGCCCTTCTGTCATTATTGAACATGCGGGGGGAACCTACTCCGTGTACGGGCATCTCAAGTCTATCCGCGTGCAGGAGGGCAAAGAGGTGCGAAATTGCGAAGAAATTGGCGAAGTCGGCGATGTGGCGTCGCTAAATGGAATTAAATTGTATTTCCAAGTAAGCGAGGGTACGCAGACCGTGGATCCCTTGCTGTGGTTAAAGCAGAAATGA
- the tsaD gene encoding tRNA (adenosine(37)-N6)-threonylcarbamoyltransferase complex transferase subunit TsaD, with product MIWLGIESSCDETACAVLQDDPVKVLSNPLYSQIDEHALYGGVVPEIAARAHLQKISPIAEAAVKEAGIELKDIDAIAYTTGPGLMGPLLVGASFAKGLARDLQIPAYGMNHLEGHLAAAWLTHPEIEPPFLTLTVSGGHTELVLEEPGFKYTSIGRTRDDAAGEAFDKCGKLLGLKYPAGATISRLGKDGNRKFVDFPRALHVHDNCEFSFSGLKTAVLRYTETHDPEFIQKNIGDICASLEDAIVDSLVTKTITALKKTRMKTLVVGGGVSANAWLRTRLQDYCEKHGIMFCIPERSLSTDNGAMIAAAAIRRKLQGKLTSVNEVKPWMPLAL from the coding sequence ATGATCTGGCTTGGAATAGAATCAAGCTGCGACGAAACCGCCTGCGCCGTATTGCAGGACGATCCTGTAAAAGTCCTCTCGAACCCGCTCTACAGCCAGATCGACGAGCACGCGCTATACGGCGGCGTCGTTCCCGAAATCGCGGCACGCGCCCACCTGCAGAAAATTTCACCCATCGCAGAAGCCGCCGTCAAGGAAGCCGGCATCGAACTCAAGGACATCGACGCCATCGCCTACACCACAGGCCCGGGCCTTATGGGACCGCTCCTTGTCGGAGCAAGCTTTGCAAAGGGACTTGCCCGCGACTTGCAGATTCCGGCATACGGCATGAACCACCTGGAAGGACACCTCGCCGCAGCCTGGCTCACGCACCCCGAAATCGAGCCGCCGTTTTTGACACTCACCGTTTCGGGCGGGCACACGGAACTTGTACTTGAAGAGCCCGGTTTCAAGTACACCAGCATCGGGCGCACCCGCGATGACGCAGCAGGCGAAGCTTTCGACAAGTGCGGCAAGTTGCTCGGCCTCAAGTACCCCGCAGGTGCTACCATCAGCCGCCTCGGTAAAGACGGCAACCGCAAATTCGTCGACTTTCCGCGAGCACTCCACGTTCACGACAACTGCGAATTTTCTTTCAGCGGCCTAAAGACCGCCGTGCTCCGCTACACGGAAACGCACGATCCCGAATTCATTCAGAAAAACATCGGTGACATCTGCGCCTCGCTCGAAGATGCCATTGTCGATAGCCTTGTGACAAAGACCATTACCGCCCTCAAGAAGACCCGCATGAAAACCCTCGTGGTCGGAGGCGGCGTGAGCGCAAACGCCTGGTTGCGCACAAGGTTGCAGGACTACTGCGAAAAGCACGGGATCATGTTCTGCATTCCGGAACGCAGCCTGAGTACCGACAACGGAGCCATGATTGCAGCAGCAGCCATCCGTCGCAAGTTGCAGGGAAAACTCACCTCGGTGAACGAAGTCAAGCCCTGGATGCCTCTCGCCCTGTAA